The Euleptes europaea isolate rEulEur1 chromosome 9, rEulEur1.hap1, whole genome shotgun sequence nucleotide sequence TTTGATTCTATGAAGGGTCAATGCAGACTGTCACCCTTTAATTCAGTCTAGGTACAGGGATGGACAATATTAGCACTAAGGCCTAATCTAGAACTGCACTGTGAGCTAGCAATGAATCTCATTTCAAGTTTACGTGCAATTAAGATGTCATTTGCTTGCAGAGTATTTATGCAAAGTATTGGCCTACAGAAGAGAGATCTGCCATACTTTTTGTACCTATGGAGGACAGGACTAGATATTAACTTACATTCCTCTTAATTAACAGTGTACACATTGCTAAAAAGAGACAGGAGTATTAGATGAAGGCACCATATAGTAATCTGACCTAATTTCTACAGTAATTCAAGATAATATAGCAGAAAGGTCTCTTGAAGAAGCCGAAAGCACAATATTGCTAAGCTCTTACAGTTTAGGCAAACTGAGTACAGCTGAACCATCCCACAaagctgaaatttaaaaaagtGTCTGACTCATGATAATTTCCTCTGAAGTGATATTAGAAATGCAAAGCTTTTGGGAATTcaagactttcaaaggaaaaGACACACATATCCTTTGGTACACAAGAAGTTACATGATACATTTCATCAAACACAAGGGTTACTCGGTTCATGTACTGGCACTGTTCCTCTTGATATAATTCAGCATCCCATTTAAAATGATCAGAATTTCCCCCATACATCAGTTAAATATAGTTTTCTTCATAACATACTGGTAAGCATACTCAAATGGAAAATTAAGTAATTCTGACACAGAATAAAGCACTCACCAGCCTTTACACACAATTGTCTCTGTTGTAACATACCGGTAATTCATCCGCAGTTCCAGTATTTTATTTTACCAATAAATCTTTACACATTAAGAAATAGCTTTTAATCTCAATCTGCACTATTTCAAATTCCTGTACAAACAATTACAGAGGCTTTGATCCCACCTAGAATTTCATCAGGTgtgtgggtatttttttaaaccaaatttCCCCTCCTGCTGGAGACTTCTGATTCCCCCCAAGCCATTCCTGGGATCTCCCATCCCCCAAAAGCAGCATTTTCGGATACTTTTTGAGCCGCCACAAAAGGGAGAaattgcaaaaatgcccccccacccccattcataGAGTctctaggcaggatccaagccagtgaTAGCTATGTCAATTACCTGTGTGAACAGAGGCTGGTCATTTGTTTGAACCCAACTCACATCATAACTTTAAAAAGATAGTTACCATGGTATGGTGAATTAAAAATATCAACTTTCCCCATAattttcattaaaacaaatttgGCGGAAGATTTGGGAGACAATTATGCGCCTCTCAGATGTCCTACATAAAATAGCAAGGCCCACAGCTTCAGTCACACTGAGGGTTTCTTCTGCAAGATACCAAGAGCAAAATGCATAGATATTCTAACAAACGATATAAGTTTACATTCCCATCTGAAAACTTTAAGAACGTAATACTTTAGTTATGACTTGCCAGCTCTCTGAATTTTAATCTTGCCTTTCACATTCCTtcttctttatttagaaaatgtgtatgctgcctctccagagaacatGCTCAAGGTGTCTTACAAGGTGTTTtatgataaaatcataaaacagcaataaaataattaaaatgggcAAATTGTTAAAAGATTCAGCCATTAACAGCTTCAAAACTTGTCCTATATGGTCAGGTCCTTGCATGCTGAAATATAAACAGATTTAAACTTTTTACATATAGTTATTACAGACAAATTTCTCTCTACCGCAGGACAAAATAGGTTCATTTCGAGATACTATATTTTAAGGGTAATGTAGCCTTCAGGCAAGCCTCACCAAATGAGTTTCATTTATTAATAGAGACTACTTTGCCATCTACTGAACTGATGTGGAAATCCCCCTCAgtttcaaatgttttttttttcctgccatggGGACCTGGTTGTATGGTTCTggtcaacctttaaaaaaatttttatggCTGCAGAGCTCTACCTATAAAGGTTTACATACTAGAATGTAGTGAAATAACTATAAAATACTATGCATAAGTCACTTACACATCTCAACCCTTCATTGCTTGAAGCTTCTAAACAGAAGAGTTCTTCTAACTTTAAAGGGCTTTGGTTTTCTGTAATGGATAAACCACCCCAGTCTCGATCTACCATTCAGTCCCTATGGAGCACAGTTAAGAATGTATCGTTTAATatggagatattaaaaaactgaccacaaagcaaaacagaaacacAACACATCTTTCTCCTAAAACCACAAATGAAAAGTTTTGTTGCAATTTGTAATATACAGAGAAATTGTGCAAGTCCATTCTAGGCTCACAAAAATATGGTGAAAAGCATGTAAGTGGCAAATCCCTGGCTTCTGCTCTGTTTAAGAGGATCATCACAAATCTAGGCAAAATAAATTTCGTATGGGCCAGTATCAGAATGCAGCAGGTTATCACTTCCAGTTCTCTCATAAGTTAGGTGTTCTAATATCTAAGGGGCTTTTAATATGGCCAAAGTTAGCCCTGGAAATTGATAGAACACAAAACAGTTAGAGGCCCATTCTGttcatggaattcactgccacaccCTAGAATGTGAGAGGAAGAAaggtgaactcatgaagctgccttatactgaatcagacccttggtccatcaaagtcagtattgactactcagacccgcagcagctctccagggtctcaggtagaggtctttcacatcacctacttgcctagtccctttaactggagatgccggggattgaacctgggatcttctgcatgccaagcagatgctctaccactgagtcatggacCCTCTCTGTGCTTCATTGCCTTCATTATCAGGAGAAGTTAATAACCAAGAACCTGTTGTCCTAAATAATAACTGCATGCCCATTTGTACAGTGTTCAATAATCTGCAAACAAAATTGGAACACTTTTTATTAACTATAGGCTAAGACTGGGTTACCAAACTCCCCAGCCTGCCCATCACTATTCTTGATCCTCACAGTTCTTTACCAATCAAAGTTTGGCTGAGGAACGATCCCTAGCAGTTGCCATCTTGGATAAAGAAGAAATCATATGATTCATATATTACAAACTTCAGTGGCAGTTGCTCTGTGCAACAAAGTGCATCATTATCCAAGATGGCAGTATCAAGTACTGGCTTTGATATTTGGCAACTGTGATCAATGTGGCCACATCTtgatagggcaggggtgggagaGGTTTAGTAGCAGCCTGAAACCACAACATCTGATTTTAAAATGAGATCTTGAGAATTAATGGGACTTTCCTCCACAGTTAAAATAATGGCAAttccattaaaaaataaacaaaaaaacctcctggTCAATTCTTTCTCTTCATTTCACTGGTAAGGATAACTAAGGGCTTGTATGCAAAAAGTTTAATATGAAGCCCTGAGATTATAAATGTGGTTTGGAGGTATCGAAAGAGAACAGTACTGTAAACAAATGGGACAGTTCAAGAATTTTCTTTTCTGATTCACAGAAAAGATTTTGGATGAACTGCATGTATATACAGTTACAAACTTTAGAATTATCCCATTAAACTTAGAAAGGGGAATCATATGTTATATTTCCATTCATTCCAAAAGTTTCTTAAGCAAATAAGAGGAATATATTTTTCCCACTGAAGAAAGAAGACTAATTGCCAATAACAACTCGGATCTGATCTGGACCTCTGCTAAAATATGGGTACTATGAACAAGTGTCTCCATGAATCAGGCATCTGCCCAGTTGAATTAATTGAATTGAAAACTGGGGCCGAGTGAAGCCCACCAATTGTGGGTCAGCCTTAAATAGCCCATTAGCCAAACAAAATAGCTAGTTCAATAGTGATTGTAGAGAAATCAAGTGACATATTTAATAGAAGCCTCATGAGTTCAAAGACAACTGCCTGACACTTTTCCTTTGAGAGCTGTTGAAGCTTAAGACGACAATACGTCATATAAATAATTTTCTCCACATTTGTTCAATTAGAGCAGGATAATTAAAACGACCTTACAAATTGTGCTTACCGGTAGTAGAAAATTGTGCTGCCTTTGAAAAGGCAAGCAACAACTAATGCTGAGGGTGTTCATTTTCCCCATCAAGAATAAAAGGCCGATACAGGCACCTACACACTTTACATTTTGctattatgtatgtatgttatgGCAGCCTCCAAATACTCTTTTTCAGGCTTAGGATATATGTACACTGGTTGCCATTTAAAATAGTTCCTGATCACACAAAACACATAACTTTAATTAGAAATTGTTAGTTTTCACACCGTCCGTGAAAGAATCCTCTTCTCTGCATCACCGTAATATTCCACACATTTTAGTATAATTTCCCTTTGTATTAGTTCTGTCTTCAGTCTCTCACCTATTTTCTGTTAATAGGCAAATCCCTCAAAACTGAGATGCTTCATCACATTGATCCATGTGAATTCAGACGGTACAGGGAAATGCTCTCACCAGCTGACCAACTCTGAAATACTTCTGATGCTAGAAAGCTTTCCTGAATGCATGTCTTAATATAGAACCTGCTTACATGACATCAGCAATGCATCATAATCAATTGCCAAAGGATCTTGCATATCTGTTAAAGTGCAATGACATATGAGAAACTATACAAGATGTCACATACTGGCGCTACAACCCAATAATCCTTCTACCAACTGTTGAAGGTACATGGACATTTCCTGTAGATCAGTAATATTTTAACTTTTCAAAACTACGCTCACATACAAAGTAGTTTGTGCTACCAGCTTGGTACACGTATACTGGAATTGTCAGGTACAGGACGGGAAGAGTTTATTTAGGTATCTATAGcctacctttcttcccaatgaagACCTAAGACAGTacacaacatcattctcccctctgccattttACTTCTTCCATAGCTACACAGAAGAATGACAATGATTCTGATAAAGGTCTCCCAATGACACATAATCATAGTGTGGGATACAGTATTTGGCAAAATTACCCTATCTATTGAAGGCAtaatacttagggttgctagctctgggttggaaaatacctggagatatttggggaggagcctgaggagggcagggtttgggaagggacttcaatgccatagggtccaattgccaaaacagccattttctccagatgaacagatctctatccggctggagatcagttgtaatagcaggagatcaccagctagtacctggagtttggcaaccctaataatactgCTTTACAATGAATTTGTGAACCTAAATAAGAGCTTGTCATCATATTACAATACTTCATTCATTCACAGGACTGTATTTACAAATGATATTCAAAACTTAAGCATAGCTGTGTTGATTTCTGAGCAGCGAGGGATCTACGATCCATAATACACTGTAATTTACAGGACTGAGCTGTCATTGGATTTTTGTGAATAAAAATGATAACACTCAaagtgccctcacacaaaacctTTATCTGTGGTTTATCATTCTATGAGCAAGAAAGACTTGCCCGTTATCATGTATTGATGTGTATTATGTTCATCTTTTTAAGCTGTTTGTATGGCCTATTCCAAGTACTATTTTATGGATATCATTTTAGACTGCTCAATGCTGTTTTATGCCCCTGATGGAATCGTGGCAGGTTTTGATTAATGTTGATAATTTTATGgtggttatttttattattttactggGCTATTGTTACTTTGTGAATAgctttgagcaggtctctggagaggcagcatatacattttctaaataaataaaataaacaaatgtccacctaaataataaaaaaaccaaatGTCCAACTGCATTAAATTGAACTGAGTCATGCATTGCTAACGCGCCACCAAGGAACAGCCTCTTCTATGTTTTCAGTGTTGTGTTAGTAGCACCACTGGTAATAAATCAAGAGCTCTATATTCACCAGAGAGTTTAGAACTCACCCAATTCTGCATGGCTATCCTAATTCATTATCCTGTCACCTGTGCTCAGAAAGACACAATTATTTCTTCTATTTTTCCCGTGGGACTCAAGGTGCTGCAGAGAGGAACTTTCCAGTGCTCTCTCATTTAGGCAATGATCACACCCAGTATTTAATGCCCAATGAATGTATTAATGACCTCCTTCACTGAAACAACATTTCCGAGTGCTCTGTTATAACTGGAAGTCGAATAGGAGGCTGAGTCCAGCAGCAGAAGTGTAAACGTAGGCAGAAACTGCTCCCAGATGCACTAAGAGGACACAGAAAGAGTCTCCATCACTGCGTAACAgggaaattatagagaaaaggaGGTAGTGTAACTGAACTTCTGACCTGCCCATGGAAAGcaatcaaaatatttttctttaaaggTGGACTAATGGAAGCACAGACCAGTCCTTGGAGAGACAAACCCAGAAAGAAAGATACCATCCCAATAAACCAAGCTTGTTCCTATACTCTCCAACCACAACAAAAGCAAAGCTAGGCATGACCATGGGAGCCCAGACATGCTCTTTGTCTCTAAAGTGACCGGTTGGCCACTCTGTAACTTTAGTTTGTATCCTTAattttcttgtttgtatgcttTTACTTGATTATTGCTGTTGCTAGTGTAGGGTGCTATTATGCTTAAATAAACCagtttttgtaaataaacaagATTTGTAAATCTAACCTGGTGTGCGTGGTTGGTCATGCTCACATTAGAATTCTGAAAACAACCTGCAGCACTGTGGTCTACTCAGCAGGGCTAACTGCGCTATGTCTAAAGTTCAGATGAGCTACAACTTATCAATAATGTAGTTGTTGATCATTTTAATTGTAAATAACATTTCCACTGAGTTCAAGTAAAAATTCTTATTAAAAATTACTGCGATCCTTGTGCATTGTAACACGTTTGTCATTTTGACTGAAAAAATAACTCGAGTTGTATTCTTGCTTTCCTGAGTAATTCTGAAACATAATGATTTCCTGGCATGTGTAGACATTTCTCTACAAGCACTGGCAGGGCTGGAAAACATACCAATTATAGGAGCCCGGCCCTGTAAAAGGATGAATAAATATTCCAGCATCAAAAAATTATCACATTACATTTCTAGGCACTTGATGAACCAAGATTTTTTTCTAGTACTGCTTTTTGccaaaatatttttaacatttcAATAAGAGGATGAATCTAAACTCACCTGTACAACAACTGTCTTACATCAATGTCATTTGGCAGTACAAAGGTTACTTTTTGAATGTCATACCCTTTCACAAATTTCAGTTCTTAAACACTTCGGTTCAGCACCTTTTCCTGAAGAAACTTTGATGCAATCCATCACACTTAAAAACTAGATGACATAAGAATAAGTTTTACACTTGTTTTTGCTGGTCTAATGCTTTGGTTAATTTTCAATTAACAATAACATCAACTCTTGATCTTAAAAGAACTCAACCAAACTCTATTAGGATATGGATTCCAACAGGGAACTGAAGGTCAGGCTGTAAAGCAATTCGTGCTGCTTTTTTGGGATTGGGAAAAGAATTTGGAATGGTTTATCAGTGCTACAGACAGAAGAGCAACAGGTGACTTCCTATGTTTCATTACTAATTGCAACTAGAGAACTGAGTCATCCATGATTGTTGCCTCTTAACCATCTCAGTGAATTCAACAATGAACCTAACCTAGGGGAAATATGACTATTTTAGGTTGGCTAGCACTATCTAAAAATATCAAATTAATATATGAATGCCTTGAGAATTATTTTTATTCAACTCTTAACAGTGTTGTTAAGATGCATTACATTTTACCAGAATGTAATTCATTGCAACCATTTTAAAGCAGAAAATAAAGTAACTTGCGAAGAGTAAGGTTTTAAGAGAAAATCCACCTTTCAAGAGAGTATTCAGGTCCACAGCCTCATTCAAGACTTTTTGATGACATCTGCGATCCTTCTCCGGCTCTACAGAGAAAGGGAAACAAATCAAGAATGCATCTTAATTGCTCTCCTCAAAATTAAGCAAACATGTCATTTGCATACTGCATGTAAATTCCTCTAACTTACCATATAAATCTTGGCTCACGTTTTCTTGTCTTATTATCTTTAGCTTCTTATCATTGGATGCTGCAAGTTCAAAAGACTGGATAGGACTGATGTCTGGTGTCGACAAAGGAGTTACATCAGTCACTGTATCTTCGGATTCTTCTGCACCGTCACCCAATTTTGGTTTTACTTCCACTGACTTTACTCCAGGTCTAGATTTTTGCCTTGGAGAAAGAAGTGCAAAGCTACATGCATTCTTCTTTTTTGAACAAGAGCAGGAGGAATCTGACAAGCAACTGTCAGAATCAGTGTCAGAACAATCCGTATCAGAGCtacaggaaggggaagaggaagaagaggaagtacTGACTGCGATTTTCTTGACAGCCTTGGAACTACTAGACTGCTTAGACAACTTAAGTTTAACCTTTTGGTTTCTGCTGTCATCACTACTATCTTCTTCATCCGTATAGTAATTTTCTTCATGTTCTTTAACTATTTTGGGAATCTGAGTTGGAATGCTTTTCTCTTGCATTATTTTACCTTGTGCTGAGGTTCTACCAGATGTACTTGCGTTTTCTGAGCTGAGGGATGCTAATAAGGGCAAAGCGTTCTCATCAGTACCGTTGTCTAACGTACATGCCACCTGTGGTTCTTTTTCCTTCTCATGCCTTTCTTCATCAGTACGTACACCCTCCACCACTTTGGTTTCCATCTCTAAGTCAGGCTTACTTAAACTTGTACTCTTGGTTTGTATGTGCTCACTGTTTTCTGTCTTGGCTGATTCTGTTGCAGTTCCATCTTTCTTAACCTCTCCCTCAAAATCACTGTCGAAGAAGGAATGATCCACTTCACATTCTGACACATCTTCATATTGGTCCATGACCCCAAAAAGCTGCAGAAGTGCAATTTCACCAAATGGAATACTGAAATAGAGGACATCAATAAATTAAAATTCTTTAAAGAACCATGAAACCCTTTCTGTACCTACATTATGTCAAGTCTTACATGTCTAGCTTTAAGCTGAAGCATAAAGTAAAATAATTTACAAAAGGACTTCCCATAATTAACCTATTTGGGGCtcagttattttttttctttgcagtatCTCACAAGTATACTGAACAAACTGCATCTGTGCGACTTTGTACAGAATTATCGGGTGTTCTCTTCAAGATCAATGTCAGTTTATCACACAGTAATGGATTGAGCAAGTATAGGCATCTTTAAGATAATACAATGAATTTAAGGAACTGTGCGTTTGTTGATTTTGTGCTATAATTCCAGGCTATGAGCAATCTTACAAAATCTTCAGGTTAACTTTAAGATGTTTTCGTCCCTCAGATGCTCAGCTAATAGGTTCCAGTTAGGTTTATCTGTTGCAGTCAAAAGGGTCACTAGATCATTTTAGTAAGagtttcaaaacctcccatgaagcAGGCTTATTAAATATAACAGCCTTAAGGTGTCAGAGGTCCGTCTCTCAGGTGTCCACCTGGGAGCAATACCGTTTGCAAGCCACTTTCTACGCTGGCCTAACTGTTGCACCAGCCCATAATAAATGAGTCTATACCATAGTTGGTATGATGTACAATGGTGCTGCAAGCACGTACACATACAAGTGGGTGACAACTGTAACAAAGTATAACAAAATATATACTAGAATTGTCTAGGACAGAGGTTCCCAAGctgtgctccgcgaaacatctcctagtgctccatgaagagactggaaagaaaaatactactgtcattcagtttagtatataggtgctaggtaaaaattagtgctccgtgacgaatttcctgaaaa carries:
- the CFAP97 gene encoding LOW QUALITY PROTEIN: cilia- and flagella-associated protein 97 (The sequence of the model RefSeq protein was modified relative to this genomic sequence to represent the inferred CDS: substituted 1 base at 1 genomic stop codon), coding for MDQYEDVSECEVDHSFFDSDFEGEVKKDGTATESAKTENSEHIQTKSTSLSKPDLEMETKVVEGVRTDEERHEKEKEPQVACTLDNGTDENALPLLASLSSENASTSGRTSAQGKIMQEKSIPTQIPKIVKEHEENYYTDEEDSSDDSRNQKVKLKLSKQSSSSKAVKKIAVSTSSSSSSPSCSSDTDCSDTDSDSCLSDSSCSCSKKKNACSFALLSPRQKSRPGVKSVEVKPKLGDGAEESEDTVTDVTPLSTPDISPIQSFELAASNDKKLKIIRQENVSQDLYGKLEEFTCSMQMTCLLNFEESNXDAFLICFPFSVEPEKDRRCHQKVLNEAVDLNTLLKAFLQLEKKEQQKQVLDQPSIGSRKNYSFTNDEVRQIDQENQRLLKELAKHSVKPRSKSASVKKPSGPAPKLYHSAINRQKEQQRIDRENMAFLKRLEAVKPTVGMKRSEQLMDYQRQMSYLNAAPPAPRRGKSALSHHSPSRGASRTSSHSASSTASRRSERPVFDSSRGGLQRLNSANVHAAWL